TTTGAACGCAGGAATCAaatctctctgtctctgtctctgtctctgcCTGTTCGCTCAAGCATCATCTCCTCAATATCAGCCTAAGCAGAAGCAATATCACCCACCTGCATACACACACACCCTCACCTTTTCATCAAACCCTGCGCTATTGCTAAAAAACGAAGctatattatccgttttgaccTGTATCGTgatcaacctcacggtttaaaatacgtctgctaagaagaggtttccactcttatgaataatgtttcattccactctctaaccgatgtgggatctcacaatccacccctatCCAACGCTTTTGTTGACACACCACCCAATGTCCAgcactgataccatttgtaacagctcaaacctaCCATTAGCAGACCCGTATCGCAATAAATCTCACggtttaaaacgtgtctgctaaggagaggtttccacactcttataaataatgtttcattcctctattcctctctccaaccgatgtgggatctcacaatccaccccctttaggggcCCAACGCCttcgttgacacaccgcccaatgctagctgataccatttgtaacagctcaagcctaccattagcagatattgtccgttttagcccgtatcgccatcagcccctctggtagggagaggtttccacaccctaataacGAAGGCttatttccctctccaacccaacagatgtggggatctcacaatccacccgctTAAGGGAGCCAGCGTCCGGTGTCgggttctaataccatttgcaacagctcaagcccaccgttgataaatattgtccgacacgtctattaggaagaggttcgcatacccttataaggaatgttttgttactTTCTTCAACCGAAATGGGATCTCAAGAGCCGACGGGGCATGCATGGAAGAATGTAGCTACTTGGGATTTACCTTAGAAACAATCATCCAATTGGCGTGGCTCAACAAGGATATAAAGTGGCTTTCCATTGAGCCTGCGCTGTCCCTTAACTTCGCGCAATCCAACAACACAGGCACATTCAACGACTTCCGCACCCATTCGTTCTACCAACAAAACAGAGAGacatcaaattaataaaataacaatggACCCACTCGATCATAGTTTTAAGGGAAACATAATCATGAATGACAATCATTTTAACCAAGAAATCTAAACACTATGATTAATccaatatttttgtttctagtTCAGACAAAACCATGGACGACAAAAACAACCAACGTTTTCCCACGGACTTGCTGCTTTTAAGGTTAGAACAGCagcaaaatccaaaaaaactATCACTTTTGAAAGATCGTGTTCATATGTAAAAGAATAGATAAGTACCCAGAAGCTTGATTGCTGCTGATAACGTTCCACCAGTGGCCACTAAATCATCGATAACCAATGCACGTTCCCCTGCCTTCACGGCATCATTATGCATTTCTAAGCAGTCGGTTCCATACTCCAAATCATAAGCTTCTGATATCACTTCGCCTATGACACAGTAAACAATGGCTGTGTGCTTCAAAAAACAGGAACTTTTGGGGGATTTTGCAGTGATGGAATGAACTTACCTGGAAGCTTTCTGGGTTTTCGTAAAGGAACGAACTTAGCACCAATGGCTAAGGCAATCGATGGGCCGAACATGAATCCCCTGGCTTCAACCCCTGCATTTCAGAGCATCCCACGAACAGGGGATTAGCAAATCAGATCGGtaattgagaagaaaaggtttaaaagatactcataatttcttgggaaagcatttttttaaaagggtatGAGATGTCGACAGCAAAGtacaagaagaaagttttactTTCCTTCAAAGAACATCGAATGAGGTGTttgaaagaagagagagaaacactAAATTCAGTaagataaagaaatttaaaagaaaagaagaagaaattcacAGCTCTAAAAACAGGGGAAACGAGAAAACCCACGAAAGTAGGAAGAACAAAATCTTGAGAACTTTCCATCcatgaaaaaaggaaaacagagAACAAAGAATCCTCAGACAATGTCGGCAagaacaaacagaaaataaaaaaagacagAGAGATGAGAAGAAAACCAGCAACAACAGAGATGTTCATGCCCCTGTAACGATCAACAAAAATGTCAACAGTATCCTTAAACGCCTTATGATCCAGCAACAACGTTGTAATATCTTGAAACATGATCCCTATCAgcaaaaacccaaatcaaaatgAATCTCAACTTCAATTTAGAACCAACCAAAACAGAGCACTCTGCCCATCCCCTGTCCATCCCAATCAAAAACTGTACAGAAatcatgaaagaaaaacagagacaaACCAGGCTTAGGGAAGTGAGGAACAACTCTAATGGCTTGAGATATCCCCTGAAGCCTCGGGTCTCCCTTAAGACCATTTTCAGCTGCAAACATTGTGTTGCTCCTCGAAAAAGCTTGAGAAATGGTCAAAGGAACCAGAAACAGAGGTCTTCAATGGCGGTTTCCGTCtcaagaaaaacagaggaggaGAGGGAAGGCGGAAGAGCGGCGTTTGGAAAAGATCGATGTTATCTAAGATGTTCGAATAATGGAGtgtcttttaatatatatatattttttttgtttatcaacGTTGTCCCGACCATAATACCTTACAACAGATAATTAAGGACCTCTACCCATCATCCCACGCGCAACACCAAATCGCGTGTAGTTCACCCGTAACgcaaataaaaaaggaaaatattacGTGGGTTTTTTAGTCTTTTAGGACatcaaaagaacaaagaatccATCGTGAAAAGCGGAGCCCCGAGATTTTGACTACCTGATTCGGAATCCAGGGTCCGACTTTTCATAGAGCCCCGCCCCGCCCCggtttttactattattatcattatttattttaataatttcctgATTTAACATTCTCCCAAATCTATAAAGATTCgctcacttttttttaattttattattttaatttagattttctaataaatttttattgttatatctatatttaaaatatagaaattagagtatgaaatttaaattattaaagttttaGCGGGAATGGATATTAgcaataaatacattaaatacaTTTATGTTGGTATCCAcatgtaaaaataataataacaataaataaatggattttGAAGGAGGTAGAAATTAACTACCAAAGATTTGATGCACTGCCAAAAAAATCTTTGAAAAACCTCCATAAATATTGATGTGATGTATCATCAACGAGTGATTTTCACATTTAAGTTCGGGAATTATTGCAAAATTTAAATCCAACtccaaaatatcaaaattagggtttcatcCTCGAGTTTGAGCTCACTTCCAACggtaattatttaaatattgagattTTACATCagttgaatattttttataaaaacgTCAGGTGAGGTTGAACGGTAAGAAAACGATGTATTTAGTCCATGCTTAGTACATATAGAATAATGACTAAAATCAGAGCATAATCTACAAAAATCATTAGTCTATGAACTATAACGAACGAGTACACTCAATAATAGAGGGAAAGTAATAGTAAACTTTATAtgtacatgttttttttttttttttgtttgtttgtagtGATATGGATCTTCAATCATGCGCAGTCATAATTGACTCAACATATGACCGAAAAGATTTTGTGTAATCTTTTCAAACTCTTTAACCGATCCAAGCTTGAACAAAGTCAACTTTCTGATAGTGGTCACTTGGGTAAGGTTGAGTGCTATACAAACCAAAAGACGTGTTTTATGATgcaatttgaaacaaaaaaacagagtcGTATGAATTAATCTCACCTAAATGTccattcaaaattgaaataaagttAGTGAGAAAATAAATGTCCATAAAGAGGCATGGGGTTTGTAAGGGCCACGCGTGGGAATGGGAAGTGGGGAAAAAGGACACACCTTTTTAAACACAATTTGAGTGAATCTAAGCGGCTAAGGCTGATGGTGAACCAACGTTGTTAACCCACAAAAAGTTTTTTAAGAATCCtatgttatttgttttatatcTAAGAACAATATCGACTAATGATGAACTTGGATTATTACAGAGAGGCTCTCAACCATGAATCATCATAACTACTAACACGACCAAGTTCATTGCATGagtttgatatcatttatgaTCACGAGAGTATCGGATTAATATCCATGATATCGATATCGAGTTGTAAAGTTATTCGTCATGTGAGTTTGCTTTTAAAAACATCATTGGAAAACACACAAtcttttatcataattttgtgTCCAAGGTAATTAATTCCCTCCTtgcttctttccttttcctagcatttatttatttatttattattattattattaattattttatatgagaattaaaaataaataaaataaaaaaagaggtGAAACCGTGAAAGAAAGTAATGAATGGGTTCCTTCCAAAATTGCCGATAGAATTTGGGGAAAGAGGGGGTTGACAGAGAATCAAGTGGCAGTAGATTTTCAGAGATTTGGAGGGTGGTCCCCGGAAAGGTGGTCCCATCACAGCTAAGACAACGTGGCAGCTCGGAATCTGATCACACCGTACACGTAGCATGATGGAAAAGACCTAAGCCTCCAACCTCCACAGTgtcatttatttcatttatgacTTTTGTCTTCTTCTGCATTTCCCCATtgaccaaccaaccaaccaaccaaccaaccatttcctctccctttgttttcttttttatttattaaaaaaaaaaaaaaaagacacacTGTGGGGCCCACCTCGCCTAGATACGCTTGACGTCATCTCTTCATAATAGCCAAATCACACTGTTATACCCGGCACGTGCCTCCCACGCCCTTCCCAAtacacaaatttattttttatttaacataaataatatccaatatgaatttatatatatatataaaattgaaacttttggtGACAGTCCAAGTATCAAATCATTTTGACTCATAAGcgttaatacaaaaaaaaaaaaaaaaaaaaaaaaagacctacacgacaaaaaaaaaaaagaaaaagctttttatattaaatgtgttatattaaattttgtctatatTATATACttccttttccatttcaataacaaccttttttttattttatatttttaaattttgtctccatctatataaaataataataataatttatttaaataagatttttcccaatattatatttacaaATGGGCgtgaaataaaaacaaaatccctTACTCACTAAACCatatcaatattatttataaaatttaaaaaaaaaaacaataatataacCCAAAAAGGTGGGGCCTGGATTCGAAGAtgagaatttatttattttaaataaaaaaagaaaaagaaaaataatgtacAGAAAAAGAACTGTAGAAGGGCACGCGAGAGGGTACTAACACAGAAACATGATAACATGATCATTAAAGACCAGCTTTCACATCTCTCAGATTACAATATCCCGCTTATTTTCAACCCTCCAGATTTCCTCCAACTCCTTTTCGGCTTCCATCCTGACCGTCCATTTTCAtcctccaattatctttaCCTTTTACCCTAAGTCAAACGCCTTTTTACCTTCGGTAAATAAACTAAACAGTAAATTTCACCACACGgccgtcttttttttttttcttttaattatttttttcacctCTTTCACATCACACACTTGCACGTGAATCcaatcataataaaattttaatccaattaAGATTCAAATAATGGTAACTAATAATCCCATTATAACttaattcataataattcTCTActttaacaataaataaataataaaaaaaaaaaaaacaagaaagtaaGATTGTCACAAATTGTTGACCCTACGAATAACTCAACTAATAGAGTAGTGGCGTAGCGAAAATGATGATCCTTATTAACCTACAAAAGATTATATTTTGTGGGCTCCACACTCGTGTTTCgtcaatttataaattatgtaaaaaataataataataaattagttaatgtCGATCTCAATATAGGAAGAATACATAAATAAACTGACACGtataattttttctcttaattatattaatttaataaaagggAAGGTGGAGGGGCgatgaaagaaattaaaaaggaaataggATGAGTGGATATCTTTAGAGAGTCACATCTAAGAAACCTAACTCgaactaataatttaagtgAACTTTATAGCTTATGATCGCCCACACTTacatacttttttattttaaaatttaaattattattattttttatttggtaaaagaataagttaaaaataaataaatctttgTTATAGATTTTCCACTATATAATAATGAGCTGTTTGATTGAATCTCTAAAGCtttagaggaaaagaaaaaggagtagggaccttttatttttcttagcTGTTGCCCATCAtctttttttcgttctttattattattattattattattattatttaaatacaaaagcCTTCCAACTTTTAAGCTACTGATTTAAAtgggctgggctgggctgggctggCGTAGCTTTACAAAGCCCATTAACTGAACTGTATGGGCCTCGAAATCGGCCCAATTTCAGGTTGG
The nucleotide sequence above comes from Cucurbita pepo subsp. pepo cultivar mu-cu-16 chromosome LG11, ASM280686v2, whole genome shotgun sequence. Encoded proteins:
- the LOC111805639 gene encoding adenine phosphoribosyltransferase 5-like — protein: MFAAENGLKGDPRLQGISQAIRVVPHFPKPGIMFQDITTLLLDHKAFKDTVDIFVDRYRGMNISVVAGVEARGFMFGPSIALAIGAKFVPLRKPRKLPGEVISEAYDLEYGTDCLEMHNDAVKAGERALVIDDLVATGGTLSAAIKLLERMGAEVVECACVVGLREVKGQRRLNGKPLYILVEPRQLDDCF